DNA sequence from the Methanolobus sp. ZRKC5 genome:
ATCTGTAATTCCGGATTTCTTCAAGCGGAAAAGCGTTGTAAGGTTTTTCATATCAATGCCCATCCTGATAAATCTCGCAAACAGCTTGCGATCTTTGGATTTTGATTCGCCTACTACCTCAAAAAGCCCAGCGTAGTAAATTATATCGAGTTGATTCTCGATATCCGAAAGATTTGTACCATCATAATTCTTCAGTATGGAGTAATACTCAGTATTTGCAAGCTCAGAGATGATCTCCTCATAAGTTGCTTTTGCCGCAAGGTCTGAAAGGTAAGTATAACTAAACCTTCCTGCTGCAACAAGGGCATCAAGGATTTCCTCTGTAGAAGCATTACAGTATTTACCACGGAGAATAGTCTTTATATTCCAGATATCATACTGCTTAAGTTTCTCACCAACAAGGAAATTCACATCGCCTTCAGAGATAGTAAGTAATTTTGTGAAGGTTACAGCAAGATTCCTGTTAAGTGCATGTTCGATAAGATCTGCGCCTTCATACTGCCTCGCCAACTCATCAACATCTTCTTTATACTCAGATTCTTCAATGAACCTGGTAATTTCATCAATGCTCATGTTCATGAGCCTAGGGTAGGTCTCTTTAGGCAGGATCTTACTCTTCATTGCACGTACACGTGCAGTAGTGTACGCGTAATTTGCATGACCCTTTGACTTCGTCCTTTTAGAACTACCACGCTTAAATTTCTGCAACAGCTGCATTTAAAAATCACCCGAATAAAATATCAGATGTCTGCTTCAACAACCGCTCATTCACGCTTTTAAGGATGCCATCGTAAGTATAATCCAATTTGATAGTACCGTCTTCATTCTCAATAACAACACCGCCAAGACAATCAATGTTGCCGGTGTATTCAAGTGAAGACAACTTTTTTACAATCTCCTCAGATCCAGCGTCGGAATAAATCCTATTGCCGCTTGACTCATAAGATTCTATGAGGCTTTTAAGGAGTTCTTCGTTTTTCTCTGGAGAGAATGTGGATATGGTTTCTACAGCCTGGACATATACTTTATCGAGTATCTCCTTGCGTGCATTGAGCAATGTGCGCTTCACTTCAAGATTTGCACTGGATATTTCTTGCTGCCTGACTTTTTTAATATCATCTTCTGCTTTTGCGAGACGTTCTCCCATAATCCGTTTAGCATTCTGCTTAGCTTCGTCCAGAATCAGGGAAACTTCTGCATCTGCTTCGGAATCCAATTTGGAAACCTCTGACTGAGCAGCATCCATGATATCTTTAACAACAGTTTCAAGTCCCATGCTCAACACCTCTGGAAAATTTAAGAGCGAAATACACGCTCTTAAATTAGCTGATTAACAATGCAACTACCAGGCCAAAAATTACAATTGTTTCTGGAATAACAGTCAAGATAAGACCCTTACCAAAAAGGCTCTCATTCTCAGCCATTGCACCAATTGCTGCACTACCGATGTCTTTTTCGGCAATACCGGATGCGATACCTGTGAGACCTACTGCGAGTCCTGCACCGATTGCTTTTAACCCTGCTGGGTCCATTACAGCCATTGTTTCTGTTACCATTTAATTATTCCTCCGTGTATTTTCTAATATATCCAAATGGATCGTATTTACGTCCCCCACCTTCGTAGAATTTTCCGAAGAATTCTACATACTGCAACCTGAGTGAGTGTAAACCGGGGGCGATAATACTCAGGACAGTATTCAATGCGTGTCCAAAAAAGAACACGATAATTGCAAAGATAGTCATTCCACCAATCGGCGTACCTGGTTCCCAGATCATTTCAAAGGCGATCAGGTTGACAGTTGACGCAATGTAGATAGATGACAAACCTACAGCTATGATACGAGTGTATGATAGAGAGTTACTGAGAAGCGAAGGCAGCTCAATTGGCCCTTTAATTCCTTCTCCTTTAAGAAGCATTACAAATCCTACAAGGAAAACAACAACACCGAGTATCGTTGCGATTGAAGGAAGTACTGCTACATAACCGAGAATTGCCAAAAGCAAACCAAGTTCAATAACTATCCAGCTACCTTTCTCAAAAATAGCTGCTGACATTCCATGTTTCCTGTTCTCATTAATGAAACCAAGTAGATAACCAATGTTTATGTGAACCAATCCCAGAAGGGCGGTAAAGACAATCATTGTCATTACAAGGTGAGTCCTGTGAACAGGATAAGTAATCATTTCTCCTCCGACAGGAGATGCAAAGAGGTTCACTGTTTCAAACCCTTTGATCAATCCTTCAGCAACTCCATGCTCCGTATGCAGACTTGCAAGCGGGAATCCCAGGAATTCACCATATAACACACCAAATATCAAAGTTGATATCTGACAGTATATAAGAACATTCATGAGAGGTTTGATAGCATCTGAAGAGACTGCTTTCTTGATACCAAGAGCCAGTGCAAGAAGTATTAATGCATAGCCTATGTCACCAAGAATCATTCCATAGAAGAGTGGGAAAGAAATGAAGATCAATGTAGTAGGATCAAGTTCCTTATATGTTGGTCGTGCATAAAGGTCCATGATCTCCTGAAAAGGAGCGGCCACTTTAGGATTGTCGTATTCTATTGGAACGACTTTTTCATCCTCTTTTGTCATTTCCTGTTTGGAAACAAACGCACGTCCTTTTGTAGCTGTTTTCACAACATGTTCCAGCTCAGCAAAGTCTTCATCAGGAATCCATCCATCTACCATGAATGTACTTTCTGAAGTTGCGATCCTAAGAGGAGCTTCTGACTTTTGGGCTTCAATTGAAAGAAGCTCATTGCTGGCCAGAATGAAATCAGCATATTTATCTTTCAAAGATTCGATTTCTGCATCAATTGCTTCAATCTGTTTCAGTAATCCAGATTCCCGTGATATGATGCCTGAAAGAGACTCTGATGGCATTCCACTTGCATTTGGAACTCTAAGTTCCCTGAAACCCAGCTCTGCAAGCAGCTCTGCAACTTCACCTGATTTTTCATTAGAAACGAACAGTGCTACAGTACCTTCTTTAGCATCGTAGAATATTTCGTATGAAGAAGTGATTTTGGAAACTGCAGACTCTACATCTTCCTTCACATATCCTGTGAACACAGAAAGATGTTCGTAGCCACGATAGAGATCAAGATCAAGAGAAATATTAGCAAATGGAAGCAATTCTTTCTTAAGAGAATCTATTTCTTTAAGTTCTGCTTCAAGTTTGCTTTTCTGTTCAGTCTTTGCATCCAGTTCAGCATCCAGCTTATTGAGAGTGTCATCAAGTGAAGAAAGAACAGCCGTATTATCCTGTTTTTTGGATTCTGCGTCCTTTACACCCAGTAAACTGGCTATTGACCTGATCTTGATGAGTTTCTTGGAAACATCATCTACATTCTCAAATGGTCTGCCTATACGGAGACCGGAATTATCGTCATTGAAATCTTCGATCTGAAACAGATTTGACTTGTGCAGAGCATCGACCGTTTCTTCAAAAATGCTTTTATGGCCAACGATCACGGCACGACTCATCTGCTTTAGTTCAAGCATGGATTGCCCTCTCGAACTCGTTTACAATTAATTCAACAGCTTCATCGACCTTGGATGAAGTTGAACCGGCAATTGCTCCAGCTTCACTAGTACCATCATCGATGATTTTTTCTTTATCTGACTTGATAGACTCTTCTGCAGATTTCATTGCACTTTGTGCAGATTTCTGTGCATCAACCTCGGCCTGTTTAATGATTTCCCTGGCCTCGGTACGTGCACTGGCGATACGGTCATTTTTTCTTTTGCTACCGTCGTCAACCATTTTTCGTGCATTGTCTTCTGCCTCTTTGATTTCCGACAAGATTTTTTCTTTGGCCATGCTAATCCTCATGTGATGAATTGCTTATTATCCTGATAAATCATCATCTCCTACTGCTAGCTCACATATAAAGTATTCGGTTTTCCGGATGCTAACACTCAGGAAATGATAATGATTTATCATTAAAATGACAGGAATTACTTACCATCAAGTATTCTTAATGCTGCCCTTGGATATTGTTTCCCAATTATCCGTAGCTAATAAAAGATATTAGAACTCAATGCATAGACTTATCGAGTCTAAGCGGAAGTTGAGTTCCTTTGGGGATGCTGTGGATATAATTGTTCCTAAATTCGGGGTTGCGCATCATGCAATATTCAGCAGAACCTTTGTATGCTTCATGCTGACCCATCCTAGCCCATATTGCGGAAAGCTTTTCCTCACGAATATTTCCAAATGAGAGAGGAGTATATGCGCATGGAAGAACATCTCCACCGGCTGTTGTATGCATCCATCTCCGGCCTGCAAAACAACCGAACTGATCAGGACCCATAAAATTAGGGAATGAAGTAACTCTTGGACCCTCCCATTTTTTGTTCATTGAACTCTGGAACTTGCCAAGGCGATCAACATCTTTAGAGGTAATGACCTCGTCCTCATGATCCATCCACCTCCCAACGGCTATGATCTCATAAATAGACATTTCCTGCATACCCATATCTGCTGCGAAATTATAGAAACCATCAAGGTCATCAATGTTATGAGGAGAAACGACCACAAAGAGATCGGCAAGAATGCCTGCATTCACCATGTGCTCTATCCCATTTACAGTGTTCTTGAAAGCGCCTTCCCGTCCCCTTACACGATCATGTTCAGCCTCATCAGGGCTATCCAGGCTCATGTGTGCAGCAAAAAGACCTGCTGCCTTCAACTCCCTGGCCCTTTGTTCGTTCAAGCTAAAACCTGATGTGAAACAGGTAGCTATCGCACGAGTCTTATCCACCTTTGCAACCATTTGCGCAAAATCTTTCCTGAGCAATGTCTCCCCACCATCAAAGGCTATGTAGTAAGAACCAAGATCAATTGCCTGCTGTATGGCGCTATTGATCTCATCGTATGTCAGAATCGGGTCTGCTACAATGTCAGCCGCACCACAGTGTATACAATCATAAGGACAATGTGTGGTAATACCTATAGAGAACTGATCCGGAAGCCTTTTCTTTAGAATAGAAGCTACTTGTGCACCAATCATCCTATTGAATATCTCACCGGGCATAGGAGGAGCCCATGTTGAAAATATAATGTTTTCCTCGTCTGCCTGTATCGGCTTCTCTTCCAGAAAAATCCTATTGATCCTCTTTAAGATTGGCTTTGCAACAGGAGCTAACGGACCTTCGGCATCAAGAACCACTTTTCCGTTTTCAGTGCTTGCATTTACTTTAACTACTGATTTATCATAAACCCTCATGAAGTCACCTGATAATTAAATAAAATTAAAGAATATCCCCTGGGAGCATATCAACTGTAATAAGATCAGTTACAAGCTCAAGTTTATCCCTTGCATCTGAAGAGGGGAAAGAAGCAAGGATGTCTTTTGCACTCTGTACACAATCGCGTACTTGCTGCAGTGTTTTCTCCACTGCCGAGTCATGGTCCATTACCCTCCTGTAAATAAGAGGCAATGTTACGGATTCATAAGTGGAGCTTTTATCTTCAAGTTTGTTAAGGTACTCAAGAAGATCATCAACGATCTGGTATGCATTACCCACATTCTCACCAAAGGACCTTAGTTTCAGTGCAGTGGCTTCGTCTGCATCTGCAACATACGCACCTATTGCAGCACTTGCAGCGAAAAGAGAACCGGTTTTCTTACTAATGCACTCATAGTAGTTCTTTTCCATGAATCCCTCATCCACACTGGAAATATCAATGGTCTCACCTTCAGCCATATACATGCCAGCCCGGCCAAATTCATTTACAGCATTGTTGCCATACTCGGAAATCAGCGATATAGCCTTAGATATCAAAAAATCTCCGCAAAGAATAGCTGCCGGAATACCATATTTTTTATGTGCTGATTCAACACCCCTGCGTACAAGACCACCATCAAGAACATCATCATGTATAAGAGAAGCAGAATGAATAAACTCAATAGCAAGCGCTGCATTGATACTAACCCTGGAATTGCCACCGCACATCTCCGTACATAACACCAGCATTACAGGCCTGATATTTTTACCACCGGAACTACATATATGAAGAAGCATCTTCTTCATCTGGGACTTATCATCCATGGAGCTGACCATCCCTTCCTTGGTCTCTTTGATAAGCTGGTATTCTTCCAGATCCTCTATTTGTATCATATATATCGTCCAATCATTCTGAGTATTTAGAAGGACAACTCACCACGATCCGGTTCGCCTCAACAGTTCCACCAGACACCATTTTCCCGTTTATACTAATGCTTTGCCCTTCTACTAAATTAGCCGGAAGCGAACCTGTGTATTCAACATGCAGTTCAAAAGAAGAGTCATCAAGATCCTGAAGAATAAAGGAAGTACCATCAGTGGATATCTCCAAAGTTTCGTTCTTGATCGTACCCATAGTGTTAACGTCACGTCCCACGTATTTATCGGAATTTTCCGATAACTCCGAGATCATAGGATAACCTTGGGAAAGGTCCACATTCCAGAGACCCACAAAACCAACAATGGCAATGAAAGCAACTGCAAGAACAGTTTTCTGTTTTTTATCCATAAAAGCACCTCATAATGACATTATTTCGTCATTTTGCGACATTGACACAGTACCCTCATTCGGGAACGCAATATGTATGCGACATATACTGACAATGTAATCCATGTGATCGCAAATGCAATTTCTAACGCGCCTATAAAGAATCACCTCTATATCAGGTTAACCTTTGCCATCCATTTGCATTAAGAAGAACCCTTGCAGCAATAAACGAACACGTATGAACCAATGTGTACATTGACGGATTTTACCTGATAATCAAGTATTAATATGGGTGTGCACTAGTATAGTTCCATCCTATATATAGGTAAACATACGAACAAAAAAACCTCATGATCAACTATGGTAAAACCTCCAAGACTTATAGCCTGGGAAACAACAGCTGGATGTAACCTTTCATGCAAACATTGCAGAGGGTCATCCACTGAAAAAAAACCAGAAGGCGAGCTCACAACAGAAGAAGCATTCCATTTCGTAGATGAGATAAAAGAGATAGGAGATCCCATCCTCATTCTGAGCGGAGGTGAGCCGCTTGTAAGGGAAGACATATTCGAAATCGCGAGATATGCCACCGAAAAAGGCCTCCGTGTAGCCATGGCCACCAACGGGACACTTGTGACACCTGAAATAGCAGAGAAGATTAAAAGTGCCGGCATACAGAGAGTCAGCATCAGCCTTGACGGCTCAAGTTCAAAGACCCACGATGATTTCCGTTGCATGCCAGGAGCATTCGATGGCGCAGTATCCGGAATAGAAACTCTGAAAGAGGCAGGAGTAAGCTTTCAGATAAACCCCACTATCACAAAGCGCACCATAGATGAAATACCGGAAATACTTGAAATGGCAAAGGATCTCGGTGCCGATGCTCTTCACATATTCCTTTTGGTCCCCACAGGTAGGGGAAAGGAACTTGAGAATGACGAGATACCACCTGTAGAATACGAAAGGATACTAAACTGGTTCTACGACAGGCAGAAGGATGCAGGCATTCAGCTCAAAGCCACATGTGCACCACATTATTTCAGAATAATGCGCCAGAGAGCAGAGAAAGAAGGTATTGAGATCAGTGTGAAGACACACGGTTATGAAGCAATGACAAAGGGTTGCCTTGGTGGAACTGGATTTTGTTTTGTATCAAGTACGGGAGATGTTTTCCCATGCGGATACCTTCCTGTACTGGCAGGAAACATAAAAGAGAAGACTTTCAAAGATGTCTGGGAAAACTCTAAAGTATTCAATGACCTGCGTGATGTTTCCAAACTTAAAGGAAAATGTGGAAGGTGCGAATACAATACAGTATGCGGGGGCTGCCGTGCACGTGCCTATGCTGCCACTGGAGACTACCTGGAAGAAGAGCCTTACTGTATATATGTACCTAAAAAACAGTGATTTTAATGATAGTGCTTGATGATACTGATAAAAAGATACTCAATACAATACAATTTGAATTCCCACTGGAAACCGAGCCGTTTCAAAAGCTGGGAGAGCAACTGGGTATCAGTGAAGACGAAGTGATCGAAAGACTTGATAGACTGCAAAATGAAGGAGCAGTCAGGAAAGTAGGACCAATCATCAACCGCAAAGGAGTTGGTGGTACAAGCACCCTCATAGCGGTTACCGTCCCTGAAGAGAAAGTGGATGAGGTTGCAGGTTACATCAATGAATATCAGGAAGTATCCCACAACTACCACCGCCCTGAGAAATTTAATATCTGGTTCACAATATCTGCACCTAACAGAAAAAGGATAGACAGTATACTGGAAGAACTTCGGGAAAGAACAGGGCTTGAATTCATCGACCTGCCTACAAAAAAACTGTTCAAGATCGGAGTCAGATTTAACATCAGGTGATAAAATGGATGACATTGATGAGAAGATAATAAAACTGACACAGAACGGCATCCCACTTAAAAGATCACCATTTGCAGACATCTCCAGTAAACTTGGAATTAGTGAACAAGAGATCATCGAACGCCTCCAAAAGATGAAGGAAGAAAAGGTCATCCGCAGGTTCGGTGCATCCATCGGCCATAGAGATATCGGAATTATTGCAAATGCCATGTGTGTCTGGAACGTACCTGATGAGAGGACAGAGGAAGTAGGAACAATCATGGCAGGCTTTTCAGAGGTCACACACTGCTATGAAAGACCAAGGGCATCTGGATGGGATTATAACCTTTTCACAATGGTGCATTCATATACCAGAGAAGAATGTTATGAGATTGCAGCAAGGATATCCGAAGCCACAGACATCAAAGATTACAAACTTCTTTTTAGTGACAGGGAATTCAAGAAAACTGGAGTTCGATTATAATCGCAATCTTTAACTAATTTACAGAAAAAGCAGAAGGCAATCATTCCCGGAGATGGAGATATGAAAAACAAGAACCACTTCCTGCCACTGCTGATAGATATGAACGATAAGAATATCGTTATTTTTGGAAGTGGGTCGGTTGGAGAAAGAAAAGTTAACCTGTTCTCAGCATATGCACCTGTGACAGTTGTGAGCCGCAGTTTTTCAGATACTTTTTTTGAGCTGGAACGCAAGAACAATGTTACACTTATCAAGGCAGATGCCGGAAAGCTCACTGATGCAGACATAAATGACATTATAAAAGAAGCTTTTCTTGTAATACCAGCCACCAATGACAGAACCATAAATGAAAGAATAGTAAATCTTTCAAAACTGTATGGAATTCTAACCAATGAAGTAGATGCCATTGGAGATGTAACAGTTCCTGCTGTAATTAAGCGTGGAGGACTGACCATCAGCATTTCCACAACAGGATCAAGCCCTGCATTTTCCAGGTTCACAAGACAGCAGGTAGAGAAAATTATCACTCCTGAATTTGCAGATATGATAAAGATACAGGATGAGATGAGGACGTACCTGAAGAATGAAGTTCCTGACCAGAGAGATAGAAAAGATATATTGTGGGACATACTTGAGAGTGAAGAGGTATGGGCTGCGCTGAAAGAATCCTATGAAAAAGGGTTTAAAATAGCACAGGATATAGTAAGGAAGAAAATAAGCGAGAAAGTTAGATGAACATGTACCATATCCACTGCCACTTGAGTAATTGTATAAACATGAGGTGCCCATGACTGAAATAACCAGTATGGTGATCACCCATTCCAAAGCAACTGTAGAGGAAATCGAGGAAGCATGGGACGGGGACATCGAGAATATGCTGAAGGATCTGCATTCCAATGATCTGGTCCATGAATGTGTAGTACTGAAGACCTGTAATCGTGTGGAAATATACATCGTTTCCCCAAAGGGAAGCAGTGTTCTATTCCAATTCGCAAAGAAAATGGGACTTTCTTCTAACATTATTGACTTTTTTGATCACGAAGAATCCATAATGCATCTGTTAAAACTGGCATGTGGACTTCAGTCCATGATAATAGGAGAAGACCAGATACTTGGCCAGATAAAGGACCTCTATCTGGTTGCAAAGAAGCTTGGAACTACCGGAAGGATGTTGGATACCGCATTCAGCAAAGCGATCCAGGTCGGAAAACGTGTAAGAACTGAAACTGAGATCAACCATGGAGCGCTTTCAATTGCATCTGCCTCTGTAGACCTGGCTGAGGAAACCGTAGGGAACCTCAAGGACAAGATGGTACTTGTTATCGGCACAGGAGAGATGGGGGCACTTGTCACACGTGCACTTTCCCACAGGGAAATTGAGCTGATGTATATTGCTAACCGCACGTATGAGGCAGCAAAACAACTTGCTGATGAGATGGGAGGACATGCAGTACACTTTGACCAGATAGATGAGAATCTGAGGAAAGCAGATGTAGTCATCAGTGCAACCGGTGCGCCACACTTTGTCCTGAAATACGAACAGGTTGAAAAGGCCATGAGTTACAGGGAAAAAGAAATTCTTTTTATAGATATCGCAAATCCAAGAGATATCGACCCTTCAATCACAGACATACCCCATGTAACCCTATATAATATAGATAACCTGAGAGTCATCAATGAGAAAAACCTCGAGCTAAGAATGGAAGAGGCTAAAAAAGCCCAGGAAATCATTGAAGAAGAATTCAGTCTGCTTAATAAACAATACAAACAACAAAAAGCAGACTATCTCGTATCCGAGCTGTATGCACAATCATACAAGCTCCGCATTCAGGAAAAAGAGAAGGCTGTAACTAAATTGAGTGCATATCATACGATTGGTGAGACCGAGAGTAAAATAATTGAGGATCTTACCCACTCAATAATAAATAAGATTCTTGCAGAACCCACAAAAGTCCTGAGATATGCAGCAGAAATAGGCGATGATGAACTGCTGGATGCAGTGGGTAAATTGTTTAACGTTAGTAAATCCAGCTTAAATACAAAGGTTAAGGATGAGATGGTAAAATGTTCCCCGAGCGCAGAATGAGAAGACTGAGAAGTGGCAAGATAAGAGACCTGGTACGCGAAACTTCGTTGTCGGTCAATGACCTGATATATCCCGTGTTTGTTAATGAGACAATCAACTCTCCCAGGGAAGTATCATCCATGCCTGGTGTCTTTAATGTACCGGTGGAAAAGATAGCAGATGATGCAAAGGAAGCTGCGGATCTTGGCATACCAGCAATGATGCTTTTTGGCATACCAGAAACAAAAGACGAACACGGAAGTAGTGCATGGGGTGACGATGATGTTGTACAACGTGCAGTTCGTGAGATCAAAAGTGAACTCGGTAAGGACATGCTTGTTATTACTGATGTCTGCCTCTGCGAATACACCAGCCATGGCCATTGTGGGATGGTGGACCACGATACAGAAGAGATTATGAATGACCCCACACTGCCACTACTGGGAAAGACAGCAGTAAGCCATGCAAAAGCCGGTGCTGATATGGTAGCACCATCAGGAATGATGGATGGCATGATAAGTGCAATTCGCAGTGAACTCGATGACAACTCACTCCATAATACCCCCATCATGTCCTATGCTGCAAAGTATTCTTCATCATTCTACGGACCTTTCAGGGATGCAGCAGGATCAGGATGTTGCTTTGGGGACAGATCTACTCATCAGATGGACCCTGCAAACTCAGATGAGGCATTAATGGAAGCTGCACTTGATATTGAAGAGGGAGCCGATATAATCATGGTCAAACCGGCGCTTCCATACTTAGATATAATATATCGCCTCAAGACCGAATTCGAGATACCAACTGCAGCATATAATGTCAGTGGAGAGTATGCAATGCTCAAGGCAGCAGCCCAGAACGGATGGCTCGATGAGAAAGCGGCCATGTACGAATCCCTCCTGTCAATAAAGCGTGCAGGTGCCGATATGATAATTACCTATTTTGCCAAGGATATGGCTCAAATGTTAAAATAATTACAAGGTGTTTATATGTCATTAGATAAGTCCAGAGATCTATACAATAAAGCAAGGATCCTCATCCCAGGAGGAGTCAGCAGTCCGGTGCGAGCTATCAAACCATACCCATTCTACACTGAATCGGCAAGCGGTTCAAAGATCAGAGATATCGATGGTAATGAGTACATTGATTACTGTCTTGCATATGGCCCGAATATACTTGGACACTCAAACCCAACTATCAAGCAGGCAATAATATCACAGCTTGAAAAAGGCTGGCTATACGGCACTCCAACTGAACTTGAAGTAAATCTTGCAGAAAAGATAATAGGACTATACCCCAGTATCGACATGCTCAGGTTTGTTTCCACAGGAACAGAAGCAACCATGAGTGCACTTCGTGCAGCGAGGGGATTCACAGGTAAGAACAAATTCATCAAGATAGAAGGTGGATTCCACGGAGCACACGATGCAGTACTGGTAAAAGCCGGCTCCGGTGCGACGACACTTGGAA
Encoded proteins:
- the hemA gene encoding glutamyl-tRNA reductase — translated: MTEITSMVITHSKATVEEIEEAWDGDIENMLKDLHSNDLVHECVVLKTCNRVEIYIVSPKGSSVLFQFAKKMGLSSNIIDFFDHEESIMHLLKLACGLQSMIIGEDQILGQIKDLYLVAKKLGTTGRMLDTAFSKAIQVGKRVRTETEINHGALSIASASVDLAEETVGNLKDKMVLVIGTGEMGALVTRALSHREIELMYIANRTYEAAKQLADEMGGHAVHFDQIDENLRKADVVISATGAPHFVLKYEQVEKAMSYREKEILFIDIANPRDIDPSITDIPHVTLYNIDNLRVINEKNLELRMEEAKKAQEIIEEEFSLLNKQYKQQKADYLVSELYAQSYKLRIQEKEKAVTKLSAYHTIGETESKIIEDLTHSIINKILAEPTKVLRYAAEIGDDELLDAVGKLFNVSKSSLNTKVKDEMVKCSPSAE
- the hemB gene encoding porphobilinogen synthase translates to MFPERRMRRLRSGKIRDLVRETSLSVNDLIYPVFVNETINSPREVSSMPGVFNVPVEKIADDAKEAADLGIPAMMLFGIPETKDEHGSSAWGDDDVVQRAVREIKSELGKDMLVITDVCLCEYTSHGHCGMVDHDTEEIMNDPTLPLLGKTAVSHAKAGADMVAPSGMMDGMISAIRSELDDNSLHNTPIMSYAAKYSSSFYGPFRDAAGSGCCFGDRSTHQMDPANSDEALMEAALDIEEGADIIMVKPALPYLDIIYRLKTEFEIPTAAYNVSGEYAMLKAAAQNGWLDEKAAMYESLLSIKRAGADMIITYFAKDMAQMLK
- a CDS encoding bifunctional precorrin-2 dehydrogenase/sirohydrochlorin ferrochelatase, whose amino-acid sequence is MKNKNHFLPLLIDMNDKNIVIFGSGSVGERKVNLFSAYAPVTVVSRSFSDTFFELERKNNVTLIKADAGKLTDADINDIIKEAFLVIPATNDRTINERIVNLSKLYGILTNEVDAIGDVTVPAVIKRGGLTISISTTGSSPAFSRFTRQQVEKIITPEFADMIKIQDEMRTYLKNEVPDQRDRKDILWDILESEEVWAALKESYEKGFKIAQDIVRKKISEKVR